In Populus trichocarpa isolate Nisqually-1 chromosome 12, P.trichocarpa_v4.1, whole genome shotgun sequence, a genomic segment contains:
- the LOC7454557 gene encoding protein indeterminate-domain 14: protein MEEGYQKELQLLPSQLSIAASSSSSSLMSSRPMDSSLRYRPVASDHHQHHQFGGPSLDLQLSISVGPIQGPSNCVLTGPICDFSDAKTDTSCVETLKWQAAEQIKLAAIEKAYAERVRELTRREMELAQSEFAKARHMWQRAREEVEKAESMKEKATRKIDSTCMEITCQSCRQRLKP from the coding sequence atggaAGAGGGCTATCAAAAGGAGCTTCAGCTTCTCCCCTCACAGCTTTCCATAGCCGCTTCCTCCTCCTCATCTTCTCTAATGTCATCGCGGCCGATGGATTCTTCATTGAGGTACAGGCCAGTGGCGTCtgatcatcatcaacatcatcagTTTGGAGGGCCATCACTAGACTTGCAATTATCGATAAGTGTTGGGCCAATCCAGGGACCATCTAACTGTGTTTTAACAGGTCCCATTTGTGATTTCAGCGATGCGAAAACGGATACGAGCTGCGTTGAAACCTTGAAATGGCAGGCTGCTGAGCAGATTAAATTGGCAGCTATTGAAAAGGCTTATGCAGAGCGAGTAAGGGAGCTTACAAGGAGGGAGATGGAGTTGGCGCAGTCAGAGTTTGCAAAGGCAAGGCATATGTGGCAGAGGGCTAGAGAGGAAGTGGAAAAGGCAGAGAGTATGAAAGAGAAAGCTACAAGGAAGATAGATTCTACGTGCATGGAGATCACCTGCCAGTCTTGCAGGCAAAGGCTCAAACCCTGA
- the LOC7484473 gene encoding uncharacterized protein LOC7484473 isoform X2: MNSRELALVSTATVFGALASAFAVRFYSSNSNSRKQFSKIDSVPNCDVSKKCSSQSPFDPSKRKEYLSWDDYFMAIALLSAERSKDPNRQVGACLVSKNGIILGIGYNGFPRGCSDDDLPWAKKSKSGDPLETKYPYVCHAEVNAILNTNHASAVGQRLYVTMFPCNECAKIIILSGVSEVIYFIEKNNSDMAYIASHKLLSMAGIKFRKHQPQTDQISIKFQES, encoded by the exons ATGAATTCACGAGAGCTCGCTCTTGTCTCCACAGCCACAGTCTTCGGAGCTTTAGCTTCTGCTTTTGCTGTTCGCTTCTACTCCAGCAACAGCAATTCCAGAAAGCAGTTTTCCAAAATCGATTCGGTTCCAAACTGTGACGTTTCGAAGAAATGCTCTTCTCAGAGCCCCTTTGATCCTTCCAAACGCAAAGA gtaTTTATCATGGGATGATTATTTTATGGCAATTGCACTTTTATCAGCTGAAAGGTCCAAAGATCCAAACAGGCAg GTTGGGGCGTGTTTGGTTAGTAAAAATGGCATAATTCTTG GCATTGGCTACAATGGATTTCCAAGAGGTTGTTCAGATGACGACCTTCCGTGGGCAAAG AAATCCAAATCTGGGGACCCTCTTGAGACAAAGTACCC TTATGTTTGTCATGCTGAAGTCAATGCTATTCTGAACACAAATCATGCTTCTGCTGTTGGGCAG AGGCTTTATGTGACTATGTTCCCTTGCAATGAATGTGCCAAGATAATCATTCTG TCGGGCGTGTCTgaagttatatattttatagagAAGAACAATTCAGACATGGCGTACATTGCTTCACACAAGTTACTGTCCATGGCTGGTATTAAA TTCAGAAAACACCAACCCCAGACGGACCAAATTTCGATCAAGTTCCAAGAGTCCTAG
- the LOC7484473 gene encoding uncharacterized protein LOC7484473 isoform X3, with the protein MNSRELALVSTATVFGALASAFAVRFYSSNSNSRKQFSKIDSVPNCDVSKKCSSQSPFDPSKRKEYLSWDDYFMAIALLSAERSKDPNRQVGACLVSKNGIILGIGYNGFPRGCSDDDLPWAKKSKSGDPLETKYPYVCHAEVNAILNTNHASAVGQSGVSEVIYFIEKNNSDMAYIASHKLLSMAGIKVSFACCFVEAVLNTALIFLS; encoded by the exons ATGAATTCACGAGAGCTCGCTCTTGTCTCCACAGCCACAGTCTTCGGAGCTTTAGCTTCTGCTTTTGCTGTTCGCTTCTACTCCAGCAACAGCAATTCCAGAAAGCAGTTTTCCAAAATCGATTCGGTTCCAAACTGTGACGTTTCGAAGAAATGCTCTTCTCAGAGCCCCTTTGATCCTTCCAAACGCAAAGA gtaTTTATCATGGGATGATTATTTTATGGCAATTGCACTTTTATCAGCTGAAAGGTCCAAAGATCCAAACAGGCAg GTTGGGGCGTGTTTGGTTAGTAAAAATGGCATAATTCTTG GCATTGGCTACAATGGATTTCCAAGAGGTTGTTCAGATGACGACCTTCCGTGGGCAAAG AAATCCAAATCTGGGGACCCTCTTGAGACAAAGTACCC TTATGTTTGTCATGCTGAAGTCAATGCTATTCTGAACACAAATCATGCTTCTGCTGTTGGGCAG TCGGGCGTGTCTgaagttatatattttatagagAAGAACAATTCAGACATGGCGTACATTGCTTCACACAAGTTACTGTCCATGGCTGGTATTAAAGTAAGTTTTGCTTGCTGTTTCGTGGAAGCAGTGTTAAACACTGCACTGATTTTTCTCAGTTAA
- the LOC7484473 gene encoding uncharacterized protein LOC7484473 isoform X4: MNSRELALVSTATVFGALASAFAVRFYSSNSNSRKQFSKIDSVPNCDVSKKCSSQSPFDPSKRKEYLSWDDYFMAIALLSAERSKDPNRQVGACLVSKNGIILGIGYNGFPRGCSDDDLPWAKKSKSGDPLETKYPYVCHAEVNAILNTNHASAVGQSGVSEVIYFIEKNNSDMAYIASHKLLSMAGIKFRKHQPQTDQISIKFQES; encoded by the exons ATGAATTCACGAGAGCTCGCTCTTGTCTCCACAGCCACAGTCTTCGGAGCTTTAGCTTCTGCTTTTGCTGTTCGCTTCTACTCCAGCAACAGCAATTCCAGAAAGCAGTTTTCCAAAATCGATTCGGTTCCAAACTGTGACGTTTCGAAGAAATGCTCTTCTCAGAGCCCCTTTGATCCTTCCAAACGCAAAGA gtaTTTATCATGGGATGATTATTTTATGGCAATTGCACTTTTATCAGCTGAAAGGTCCAAAGATCCAAACAGGCAg GTTGGGGCGTGTTTGGTTAGTAAAAATGGCATAATTCTTG GCATTGGCTACAATGGATTTCCAAGAGGTTGTTCAGATGACGACCTTCCGTGGGCAAAG AAATCCAAATCTGGGGACCCTCTTGAGACAAAGTACCC TTATGTTTGTCATGCTGAAGTCAATGCTATTCTGAACACAAATCATGCTTCTGCTGTTGGGCAG TCGGGCGTGTCTgaagttatatattttatagagAAGAACAATTCAGACATGGCGTACATTGCTTCACACAAGTTACTGTCCATGGCTGGTATTAAA TTCAGAAAACACCAACCCCAGACGGACCAAATTTCGATCAAGTTCCAAGAGTCCTAG
- the LOC7484473 gene encoding uncharacterized protein LOC7484473 isoform X1 translates to MNSRELALVSTATVFGALASAFAVRFYSSNSNSRKQFSKIDSVPNCDVSKKCSSQSPFDPSKRKEYLSWDDYFMAIALLSAERSKDPNRQVGACLVSKNGIILGIGYNGFPRGCSDDDLPWAKKSKSGDPLETKYPYVCHAEVNAILNTNHASAVGQRLYVTMFPCNECAKIIILSGVSEVIYFIEKNNSDMAYIASHKLLSMAGIKVSFACCFVEAVLNTALIFLS, encoded by the exons ATGAATTCACGAGAGCTCGCTCTTGTCTCCACAGCCACAGTCTTCGGAGCTTTAGCTTCTGCTTTTGCTGTTCGCTTCTACTCCAGCAACAGCAATTCCAGAAAGCAGTTTTCCAAAATCGATTCGGTTCCAAACTGTGACGTTTCGAAGAAATGCTCTTCTCAGAGCCCCTTTGATCCTTCCAAACGCAAAGA gtaTTTATCATGGGATGATTATTTTATGGCAATTGCACTTTTATCAGCTGAAAGGTCCAAAGATCCAAACAGGCAg GTTGGGGCGTGTTTGGTTAGTAAAAATGGCATAATTCTTG GCATTGGCTACAATGGATTTCCAAGAGGTTGTTCAGATGACGACCTTCCGTGGGCAAAG AAATCCAAATCTGGGGACCCTCTTGAGACAAAGTACCC TTATGTTTGTCATGCTGAAGTCAATGCTATTCTGAACACAAATCATGCTTCTGCTGTTGGGCAG AGGCTTTATGTGACTATGTTCCCTTGCAATGAATGTGCCAAGATAATCATTCTG TCGGGCGTGTCTgaagttatatattttatagagAAGAACAATTCAGACATGGCGTACATTGCTTCACACAAGTTACTGTCCATGGCTGGTATTAAAGTAAGTTTTGCTTGCTGTTTCGTGGAAGCAGTGTTAAACACTGCACTGATTTTTCTCAGTTAA